Genomic window (Bacillus sp. BGMRC 2118):
TTTATGATTGATGTAGATTGCTTTAAGTTATACAACGATACTTATGGTCATTTACTCGGTGATGACATTTTAAAAGTTGTAGCAAAAACCTTATCTATCACAGCTAATGAACATGACGGATTCTTGGCTCGATACGGTGGAGAAGAGTTTTTCCTTTTATTTGTGAATAAGACAATTGAGGAAGCTACACGAATTGGGAAACAATTAAATCAATCTATATACAACCTGAATATTGAACATAAGACATCTACAGCTTCTGATCGTTTAACCATTAGTGTTGGGATGACACAGGTAACTAGCTCTGAAGAACTAAATCGCGAGGATGTTATATCCCAAGCAGATCAAGCACTGTATGGAGCAAAACAGGCTGGTCGTAACAGAGTATGTTGTTATCAAGACAAAGAGGTAATAAAACTATAGACGAGGATATTTCCTCGTCTATTTTTGTCGAAAAAAAAACTTCATTTCCGAAAATGTAAAGGCTTACAGCAACTTCTGTAAGATAGATTTTGTGTTACAATAATAAATATTTGAATATTCAGAAATATAATTAGCGAGTAACCACTATCACTTTGCTATCAATCATATAGCAAAGGGGAAAGGGGAGAAGTAATGAAGAGAATCTACAATTTTTCTGCAGGTCCTTCCGTCCTTCCATACTCTGTGCTTGAAAAGGCTCAAGCTGAACTCACTTCATATAAAAATACTGGTATATCCGTTTTAGAAATGAGTCATCGGTCCAACACCTTCGAAGAAATACTCGCTGAGACTGAACAACTACTTAGAAAACTGATGAACATTCCGACTCATTATCAGGTTCTATTTTTACAAGGGGGAGCATCACTTCAATTTTCAATGGTTCCGTACAATTTATTTCATCAAACAAATCATGCTTATTATGCTCATACGGGAATGTGGTCAAACAGAGCTATACAAGAAGCAAAAAAGATGGGAGAAGTAACTGTAATATGCTCATCCGAAGACAAGTCCTTTACTTACATTCCACCTATTAACCTTCCAGATGCACCAGCTGCTGATTATATTCACATTACAACGAACAACACCGTCGAAGGTACAAGATATCCCACCTTACCAGAAAGTCATAGTATTCCAATTGTTGCAGATATGTCATCTAACATCCTCTCAGAAGTGTATGATGTCTCGAAATTCGGAGTTATTTATGCAGGTGCTCAAAAGAACATTGGCCCTGCAGGATTAACCATTGTCATCATTCGTGATGACTTGTTAGGTAAGTCCCGAAGTGACTGTCCCACAATGTTAAATTACACAACGCATGTAAAGGCAAAATCGCTCTATCATACACCTCCAACATTTAGCATTTATATGACAAAACTTGTACTAGAGTGGTTGATTCAGCAAGGTGGAGTGTCCACCATTGA
Coding sequences:
- the serC gene encoding 3-phosphoserine/phosphohydroxythreonine transaminase, coding for MKRIYNFSAGPSVLPYSVLEKAQAELTSYKNTGISVLEMSHRSNTFEEILAETEQLLRKLMNIPTHYQVLFLQGGASLQFSMVPYNLFHQTNHAYYAHTGMWSNRAIQEAKKMGEVTVICSSEDKSFTYIPPINLPDAPAADYIHITTNNTVEGTRYPTLPESHSIPIVADMSSNILSEVYDVSKFGVIYAGAQKNIGPAGLTIVIIRDDLLGKSRSDCPTMLNYTTHVKAKSLYHTPPTFSIYMTKLVLEWLIQQGGVSTIEQVNKEKAHLLYTFLDDSLLFTSKVFPEHRSYMNIPFTTNDEKLDQLFIQSASSHGFVELKGHRSTGGMRASLYNAMPIEHVRKLVEFMKWFEQSHKMGGAYVSY